In Paenibacillus phoenicis, one genomic interval encodes:
- a CDS encoding ArsR/SmtB family transcription factor: MDKLDTMAETFKLLGDKSRLTILGLLKERELCVCNIVDILQMSQPSISQHLRKMKAGGLVSEIRRGKWTYYSLTIEDKPYVKDVLNHIPSQAAMIDWLDQQTAASVCD; the protein is encoded by the coding sequence ATGGATAAATTAGATACAATGGCCGAGACCTTTAAATTGTTAGGAGATAAATCCAGACTCACGATCCTGGGACTATTGAAAGAAAGGGAGCTTTGTGTTTGCAACATTGTGGATATCCTTCAGATGTCACAACCAAGCATAAGCCAACATTTGCGTAAAATGAAGGCAGGGGGATTGGTAAGCGAAATCAGAAGAGGGAAGTGGACCTATTACTCCTTGACGATTGAGGATAAGCCTTATGTTAAAGACGTTTTGAATCATATTCCTTCCCAAGCCGCGATGATTGATTGGCTGGACCAACAAACGGCCGCTTCGGTTTGTGACTAA
- a CDS encoding SHOCT domain-containing protein, protein MMMNGSVMVLMCTIMGIWLLILIIAVGATIYVVTRLLIRKYRVEDGPLKIVKERYAKGEINDEEFIHKRELLNNQGRNIK, encoded by the coding sequence ATGATGATGAATGGTTCCGTAATGGTCTTAATGTGCACTATCATGGGAATCTGGTTACTTATTCTAATCATTGCTGTTGGCGCAACAATTTATGTAGTAACACGATTACTCATAAGGAAATATAGAGTTGAAGACGGTCCCCTTAAGATTGTAAAAGAACGTTATGCCAAAGGCGAAATCAATGATGAAGAATTTATTCATAAACGTGAATTATTGAACAACCAAGGTCGGAATATTAAGTAG